The Terriglobus roseus region GCTACCACGTGCGTGCGCGTAAGGGATACTTCTCGCCGAAGCCTCCGCAGTAGGTGTTTCGGTACTGTTCTCGACGCCTTCGGCGTGTAGACAGCAAAGGGATGCGTTTTTAGCGCATCCCTTTTGCTTTGTCTAAGTGTTGTTTATGCGGCGCGGTGCTTGCCGCCGAGCTTGATGAGTGCGGCGACGATGGCTTCCTGCCATCCAGCGATTTCTTCTTCGCGCAATGTGTGTTCCGGGGATTGGAAGACGGTGCGCAGGAGGAGCGAGTATTCGCCTCTGGGAACGGCCTTGCCCTTGGCATCGCGGAAGATTTCGACGGGTTGCAGCGAGATCATTTCTGCGATGTTCAATGCGGCGATGGCCTGTGAGACTGCAGCCCAGGTGATGTTGTCTGCGAAGAGGAACGAGAAGTCGCGTTCGACGGCCTGATAGCGCGAAGGCTCTTTGGCTGCCGGCTGCTTCAGGTCGAAGGCGAAGAGCGCAGGGACGTTCAGCTCTGCGAGAACGACGTTTTCCTTCAGCTTGCGGCGCTCACGTTCTTCATTGGTTAGTTCACCGAACCAACCAATTGTCTTGCCTTCGAGTGTGATGGATGCGCCGCGACCGGGTGCGATCCACTTGGGAAGGTTGTCACCAGAGAATGTGGGTGCGCTTGCGACGAAGCGGGAGAGTAGTTCTTCTACTGCGCCTTTGACCTCGAAGAAGAGTGCATCTGCGGCGTCGATGGTGCGTGTGGCAGATGCGTTGCCGTATGCGCCGAGTGTCAGCGAAGGATGCTCGTTGACCTGTGCTGTGGAACCGATGAAGACGGTGCCGTACTCGAAGAGGCGGACTGCGGCGACGTCGCGTGTGCTGTTGAGCAGCAGCATGCCAGCCATTCCAGGTAGCAGCGACGGACGCAGATTGCCTGCTTCCGCATTGAGTGGATTGCCCATGGGCACTGCAGATTCCGTGGTGAAGAGAGCGGAGTCTGTCTCGGACGCGAAGGTGCTGCTGATGGCTTCGGTCCAGCCGAGCGCGAGCAGCGTGGTGCGCACGATTTCTTCTTTCGCAGCGTGCGGCAGAGCGATGACGCCGCCGGAGAAGCTGGGCAGCGTGTCTGCGAATCGGTTGTAGCCGTAGACGCGTGCGATTTCTTCAATGAGGTCGATCTCGCGTTCGAGATCGAGACGCCATGAGGGGAGTGTGACCTCATAGCCTGCCGCGTCTGCACTGGGGCGCAGATGGCAGCCGAGTGCTTGCAGATATTGCTCCACAACATCCGCGGGAACGAGATGGCCTGCGGTGCTTTCCTCGATGGTAGTGCCGAGCAGGCGCTGTACTTCTTCGACTGAGAGCGCGACGTGTGGGCGCTTGGTGGTACGCAGTTCCTGCGCTTCGATGACGACATCGCTCATGGGGCCGATGGCTTCACCACCGCAGGCTGCGATGACGCCACGCGTGACCAGACGGTTCGCAAGAGCGCACGCGCCGAGGTCGGCACCACGTTCGTAGCGGTGCGATGCGTCGGTGTGCAGGCCGTGGCGGCGAGACGTGGCGCGGATGGTTGCGGGATCGAACCATGCGGCTTCCACGAGGATGTTCTTCGTCTCTTCGGTGACGCGTGAGTCCCATCCGCCCATCACGCCGGCGAGACTGAGAGCCTTCTTTTCATCAGCGATGACAACGTCGTCGGTGGTGAGCGTTTTTTCGCTGCCGTCGAGCAGTGTGATCTTCTCGCCCGCGTGGGCGCGACGCACGATGATACCGCCTTCGATGGTGTCGAGATCGAAGACGTGCGTGGGGTGGCCCATGGAGAGCCAGTTGTAGTTGGTGATGTCGACGGCTTTGGAGATGGGCTTTTGACCGATCTGCGCGAAACGCTCGGCGACGATACCTTCACTGGGCTTGACGGTGACGCCACGGATGACCTGCGCAGTGAAACGGCCGCAGAGTTCGGGCGCGTCGATGCGCACGGGGTAAGCACCGTTTGCCTCGGTTGGAACGCAGCCTGGCTCGCCTTCCGCGTTCAGTACGCGGCGATCTTCCAGTTGCAGCAATGGCACGCCGTAGAT contains the following coding sequences:
- the pheT gene encoding phenylalanine--tRNA ligase subunit beta; protein product: MNILSNWLREYLPALEVSDRQLADDLTLRGIAVEGVHALPDGGSLFEMDITTNRVDAMNHYGIAREAATIYGVPLLQLEDRRVLNAEGEPGCVPTEANGAYPVRIDAPELCGRFTAQVIRGVTVKPSEGIVAERFAQIGQKPISKAVDITNYNWLSMGHPTHVFDLDTIEGGIIVRRAHAGEKITLLDGSEKTLTTDDVVIADEKKALSLAGVMGGWDSRVTEETKNILVEAAWFDPATIRATSRRHGLHTDASHRYERGADLGACALANRLVTRGVIAACGGEAIGPMSDVVIEAQELRTTKRPHVALSVEEVQRLLGTTIEESTAGHLVPADVVEQYLQALGCHLRPSADAAGYEVTLPSWRLDLEREIDLIEEIARVYGYNRFADTLPSFSGGVIALPHAAKEEIVRTTLLALGWTEAISSTFASETDSALFTTESAVPMGNPLNAEAGNLRPSLLPGMAGMLLLNSTRDVAAVRLFEYGTVFIGSTAQVNEHPSLTLGAYGNASATRTIDAADALFFEVKGAVEELLSRFVASAPTFSGDNLPKWIAPGRGASITLEGKTIGWFGELTNEERERRKLKENVVLAELNVPALFAFDLKQPAAKEPSRYQAVERDFSFLFADNITWAAVSQAIAALNIAEMISLQPVEIFRDAKGKAVPRGEYSLLLRTVFQSPEHTLREEEIAGWQEAIVAALIKLGGKHRAA